One genomic window of Glycine soja cultivar W05 chromosome 9, ASM419377v2, whole genome shotgun sequence includes the following:
- the LOC114367078 gene encoding reticulon-like protein B9, translated as MMNDTSSDSENEIIGSRAKLFGHEEPIHEVLGGGKVADVLLWKDRYVSGALLGGMTVIWFLFEIVEYNFVALLCHISITTMLVLFIWSTVADIFKWKGPQIPDIVLKESFFHDLASILHKRFNQLLPMLLRISCGIDLPIFLLNIVSLYILSVIGSYFSFVNLLYIGFLCMQTLPIVYERYEEEINNWVGDVIIVLKKNYRRFNKNYLNKIPRGPGKAKKTQ; from the exons ATGATGAACGAtacatcatctgattctgaaaatgaaattATCGGATCACGGGCAAAGCTCTTTGGACACGAAGAACCGATTCATGAAGTTCTTGGAGGAGGAAAAG TGGCAGATGTGTTATTATGGAAGGACAGATATGTATCAGGTGCGCTTTTGGGTGGGATGACTGTGATATGGTTTCTATTTGAGATCGTTGAGTACAATTTCGTGGCTCTCCTTTGTCACATTTCCATCACCACCATGCTTGTACTATTCATATGGTCCACGGTTGCAGACATATTTAAGTG gaAAGGTCCCCAGATACCGGACATTGTTTTAAAGGAATCATTCTTCCATGATCTTGCTTCCATCCTCCACAAAAGATTTAACCAGTTATTACCAATGCTCCTCCGCATTTCATGCGGAATAGACCTTCCAATCTTTCTTCTG AACATTGTTTCCCTCTATATTCTGTCAGTGATTGGAAGCTACTTCAGCTTTGTCAATCTGCTATATATTG GTTTTCTCTGCATGCAAACGCTGCCAATTGTGTATGAACGGTATGAGGAAGAAATCAACAACTGGGTCGGCGATGTCATAATAGTTCTCAAGAAAAACTATAGAAGGTTTAACAAGAACTACCTCAACAAAATTCCCAGAGGACCAGGGAAGGCAAAGAAAACCCAATAA